The following proteins are co-located in the Flavobacteriales bacterium genome:
- a CDS encoding DUF1801 domain-containing protein — translation MQEKIEQYYLDKEEPLKSTLLYIRGHLLKDPNMSESWKYGLPFFDYKKKYFCYFHIKKNELPYLAFTQGKRIDHPALVMGERKQIAVLHFDP, via the coding sequence GTGCAAGAGAAGATAGAGCAATACTATCTGGACAAAGAAGAACCTCTGAAATCCACACTGCTCTATATCCGGGGGCACCTATTGAAGGACCCGAACATGAGTGAATCTTGGAAGTACGGTCTACCTTTCTTCGATTACAAGAAGAAGTACTTCTGTTACTTCCACATCAAAAAGAACGAACTGCCTTATCTGGCCTTCACACAAGGCAAACGTATCGACCATCCGGCTCTGGTCATGGGCGAGCGTAAGCAGATAGCGGTCCTACATTTCGACCCG
- a CDS encoding DUF1801 domain-containing protein: protein MRIDAKDCDDYVSKVPEKHKEAIVKLRETIKKNLPKGFEETLNYSMPGYVVPHSLYPDGYHCDPKLPLPFMSIASQKNFIGLYHMGIYANKELYDWWVKEYQERVPTKLDMGKSCVRLKKPEHIPYDLVAELCQKMTPQDWIDLYEKNIKR from the coding sequence ATGCGAATCGATGCCAAAGATTGTGACGACTACGTGAGCAAAGTGCCTGAAAAGCACAAAGAAGCCATCGTCAAACTGAGAGAGACCATCAAGAAAAATCTGCCGAAGGGATTTGAAGAGACACTGAATTACAGCATGCCGGGTTATGTGGTGCCTCATAGCCTTTACCCCGATGGCTATCACTGCGACCCCAAGCTTCCACTTCCATTCATGAGCATCGCTTCGCAGAAGAATTTCATCGGTCTCTACCACATGGGCATCTATGCCAACAAGGAACTCTACGACTGGTGGGTGAAAGAATATCAAGAACGGGTGCCTACTAAACTCGATATGGGGAAGAGCTGCGTGCGGCTCAAAAAGCCGGAACATATCCCCTATGATCTCGTGGCCGAACTCTGCCAGAAGATGACTCCGCAGGACTGGATCGACCTCTATGAGAAGAATATAAAGCGGTGA